The Vibrio tarriae genome includes a window with the following:
- the mglC gene encoding galactose/methyl galactoside ABC transporter permease MglC has product MDAVKSFAIKHLKEGAIYAVLFILLAIIVIQEPSFLSLRNLSNILTQSSVRVIIALGVAGLIVTQGTDLSAGRQVGLAAVISATLLQSMDNVNKVFPSLGEIPILAVIISVCLIGAIIGLVNGVIVAYLKVTPFIATLGTMIIVYGINSLYYDSVGASPIAGFDERFTTFTQGFIRIGDFRFSYITFYAIIAIIFMWVLWNKTVFGKNIFAVGGNPEAAKVSGVNVPLTLLKVYALSGVFYAFGGMLEAGRIGSATNNLGFLYELDAIAACVVGGVSFAGGVGSIAGVVTGVLIFTVINYGMTYIGVSPYWQYIIKGSIIIFAVALDSMKYANKK; this is encoded by the coding sequence ATGGATGCTGTCAAATCATTTGCAATTAAACATTTAAAAGAGGGCGCAATCTACGCAGTGCTATTTATTCTGCTGGCGATTATTGTGATTCAAGAGCCCTCATTTCTAAGCTTACGTAACCTCAGTAATATCCTGACTCAATCCTCCGTGCGCGTGATTATTGCATTGGGGGTAGCAGGTTTGATCGTGACCCAAGGCACCGACTTATCGGCTGGTCGCCAAGTGGGGTTAGCGGCTGTGATCTCGGCCACTTTGCTGCAATCAATGGATAACGTGAACAAAGTATTCCCAAGCTTGGGCGAAATTCCCATTCTGGCGGTGATCATCAGTGTCTGCTTGATTGGTGCGATTATTGGCTTGGTGAACGGTGTGATTGTGGCTTACCTCAAAGTAACGCCATTCATTGCGACCTTAGGCACGATGATCATCGTCTACGGCATTAACTCGCTGTACTACGATTCGGTCGGTGCTTCACCGATTGCTGGCTTTGATGAACGCTTTACTACTTTCACTCAAGGTTTTATCCGGATTGGGGATTTCCGGTTCTCCTACATCACCTTCTACGCGATTATCGCGATCATTTTTATGTGGGTGCTGTGGAATAAAACCGTGTTCGGCAAAAACATTTTTGCAGTTGGTGGAAACCCAGAAGCGGCGAAAGTGTCGGGTGTTAACGTGCCTTTGACCCTGCTTAAAGTGTATGCGCTTTCCGGGGTGTTCTATGCGTTTGGCGGTATGCTCGAAGCGGGACGAATTGGTAGTGCCACCAACAACTTAGGCTTCTTATATGAGTTGGATGCGATTGCGGCGTGTGTGGTGGGCGGTGTCTCATTCGCTGGTGGTGTGGGGAGTATCGCTGGGGTAGTGACTGGGGTACTGATCTTCACCGTAATCAACTACGGTATGACCTACATCGGCGTTAGCCCTTACTGGCAGTACATCATTAAAGGCTCAATCATCATCTTCGCCGTCGCGCTAGATTCAATGAAATACGCGAATAAGAAATGA
- the mglA gene encoding galactose/methyl galactoside ABC transporter ATP-binding protein MglA, whose translation MVNQTHEFLLEMTGVSKEFPGVKALDKVNLKVRPHSVHALMGENGAGKSTLLKCLFGIYEKDEGDIIFLGQHVNFSSSKEALESGVSMVHQELNQVKQCSVMDNIWLGRYPTKGFFVDHDKMYRDTKAIFAELDIDIDPKVKVTTLSVSQMQMLEIAKAFSYDAKVVIMDEPTSSLTEKEVNHLFTIIKKLKEKGCGVVYISHKMEEIFSICDEITILRDGQWVDTRPLKGLDMDKIISMMVGRELTQRFPEKSNEPKNVILEVKNLTALNQPSIQDISFELRAGEILGVAGLVGSRRTDIVETIFGVRERSAGHILLHGREMKNHDAHEAIRNGFALVTEERRSTGIYSNLDITFNSLVANVDEYKTPYGLLSDKKMKSDTQWVIDSMRVKTPSHQTHIGSLSGGNQQKVIIGRWLLTQPEILMLDEPTRGIDVGAKYEIYQLILELAKKDKGIIIISSEMPELLGITDRIMVMSNGRNAGIVNTKQTSQNEILELASRYL comes from the coding sequence ATGGTCAATCAAACACATGAATTCCTGTTGGAAATGACAGGGGTGAGTAAAGAGTTCCCCGGAGTGAAAGCTCTGGATAAGGTGAATTTAAAAGTGCGTCCGCATTCCGTTCATGCCTTGATGGGTGAAAATGGCGCAGGCAAATCCACCTTGTTGAAATGCTTATTTGGTATTTATGAGAAAGATGAAGGCGATATCATTTTTCTTGGCCAGCATGTGAACTTTTCCTCATCAAAAGAGGCGCTGGAATCCGGTGTCTCTATGGTTCACCAAGAGTTGAACCAAGTAAAACAGTGCTCGGTGATGGATAATATTTGGCTTGGCCGTTATCCCACCAAAGGATTTTTTGTTGATCACGACAAAATGTATCGGGATACCAAAGCGATTTTTGCCGAACTCGATATTGATATCGATCCGAAGGTCAAAGTCACGACCTTGTCGGTTTCACAGATGCAGATGCTCGAGATCGCCAAAGCGTTTTCCTATGATGCCAAAGTGGTGATCATGGATGAACCTACCTCATCCTTGACCGAAAAAGAGGTAAACCATCTTTTTACCATCATCAAAAAGCTCAAAGAGAAAGGCTGCGGGGTGGTGTACATCTCACACAAAATGGAAGAGATCTTCTCTATCTGTGATGAAATCACCATTTTGCGTGATGGCCAGTGGGTCGATACGCGTCCGTTGAAAGGGTTGGACATGGACAAAATCATTTCGATGATGGTTGGCCGTGAACTGACCCAGCGTTTCCCTGAAAAAAGCAACGAACCGAAGAATGTCATTCTTGAGGTGAAGAATCTCACTGCACTCAATCAACCCTCGATTCAAGATATTTCGTTTGAACTACGAGCAGGGGAGATTTTGGGCGTGGCGGGTCTCGTCGGTTCGCGTCGTACCGATATTGTGGAAACCATTTTCGGTGTGCGTGAACGCAGTGCCGGACATATTCTGCTCCATGGTCGTGAAATGAAAAATCATGATGCTCATGAAGCGATCAGAAACGGCTTTGCACTCGTGACCGAAGAGCGCCGCTCGACGGGGATTTACTCCAATCTCGATATCACCTTTAACTCTCTCGTTGCCAACGTCGATGAGTACAAAACGCCTTACGGTCTCCTCAGTGACAAGAAGATGAAAAGTGATACGCAATGGGTGATTGATTCTATGCGGGTGAAAACCCCGTCGCATCAAACTCATATCGGTTCGCTTTCCGGTGGTAACCAGCAAAAAGTCATCATCGGGCGCTGGCTGCTGACTCAACCGGAGATTTTGATGTTGGATGAACCCACACGCGGTATTGATGTGGGCGCAAAGTACGAAATTTACCAGCTGATTTTAGAGCTGGCCAAGAAAGACAAAGGCATCATCATTATTTCCTCTGAGATGCCGGAACTGCTCGGTATTACCGACCGGATCATGGTGATGAGCAACGGCCGCAATGCGGGCATTGTGAATACCAAACAAACTTCTCAGAACGAAATTCTAGAACTGGCCTCTCGATACCTCTAA
- the mglB gene encoding galactose/glucose ABC transporter substrate-binding protein MglB — protein sequence MRKLTVLAMLSAGMGFGTQALADTTIGFTIYKYDDNFMSVVRQAIEKEAAADSNTRILMNDSQNSQSMQNDQVDVMLARGVQALAINLVDPAAAPTIIQKAKIDDVPVVFYNKEPSAEAMASYDKAFYVGTDSKESGIIQGDLISAQWKANPTWDKNGDGVLQYVMLKGEPGHPDAEARTTYAVKTINDNGIKTQELHMDTGMWDTAMAKDKMDAWLSGPNGSKIEVVIANNDGMAMGAIEALRGAGQKIPVFGVDALAEALALIKSGDMAGTVLNDAQNQAKATFELARNLANGKPAAEGTQWTIENKVVRVPYVGVDINNVE from the coding sequence ATGAGAAAGTTAACTGTTTTAGCAATGCTTTCTGCTGGTATGGGTTTTGGTACACAAGCTCTGGCAGATACCACCATTGGCTTTACCATCTACAAATACGATGACAACTTTATGTCGGTTGTTCGCCAAGCGATTGAAAAAGAAGCCGCGGCGGATAGCAACACGCGTATCCTCATGAATGACTCGCAAAATAGCCAGTCGATGCAAAATGACCAAGTCGATGTAATGTTGGCGCGTGGCGTACAAGCGCTCGCGATCAACCTTGTTGACCCCGCGGCGGCACCCACCATCATCCAGAAAGCCAAAATCGACGACGTTCCTGTGGTGTTTTACAACAAAGAACCGTCCGCTGAAGCGATGGCCAGTTATGACAAAGCTTTTTACGTCGGAACTGACTCTAAAGAGTCTGGCATCATTCAAGGTGATTTGATTTCTGCGCAGTGGAAAGCAAACCCTACGTGGGATAAAAACGGCGATGGCGTGCTGCAATACGTGATGCTCAAAGGTGAGCCTGGCCACCCAGATGCGGAAGCGCGTACTACTTATGCAGTGAAAACCATCAACGATAACGGCATCAAAACCCAAGAGCTGCACATGGATACAGGCATGTGGGATACCGCGATGGCCAAAGACAAAATGGACGCGTGGCTCTCTGGCCCGAATGGCAGCAAAATCGAAGTCGTGATCGCCAACAACGACGGTATGGCGATGGGCGCGATTGAAGCTCTGCGCGGTGCTGGCCAAAAAATCCCAGTATTTGGTGTAGATGCTCTGGCAGAAGCCTTAGCACTCATTAAATCCGGCGACATGGCGGGTACGGTGCTGAATGATGCGCAAAACCAAGCCAAAGCGACCTTTGAATTGGCGCGTAACCTAGCCAATGGCAAGCCTGCTGCCGAAGGCACTCAGTGGACGATTGAGAATAAAGTCGTTCGCGTACCTTACGTAGGCGTTGACATCAATAACGTCGAATAA
- a CDS encoding NifB/NifX family molybdenum-iron cluster-binding protein: MILAVPSRQGMPFNHFAKAPSFSVIDSNTQKLQTEFNIEQDLSKSCGKKSAILRQLRHYQVEAVAVRQIGQSMLQALFNAGIRVYALPRGAALTDLVLTQLQPITDLSYGKTSPNKAHGERKCGKHSSNPSGSRSTFVSPSTRPLQRGFSIKRLWKGEER; the protein is encoded by the coding sequence ATGATTCTAGCCGTTCCTAGCCGCCAAGGTATGCCGTTTAACCATTTTGCTAAAGCGCCCTCGTTTTCCGTCATCGACTCCAATACTCAAAAGCTGCAAACTGAATTTAATATTGAACAGGATTTATCAAAATCTTGTGGCAAGAAATCTGCGATTTTACGCCAGCTCCGCCACTATCAAGTCGAAGCAGTTGCGGTTCGCCAAATCGGACAATCCATGCTGCAAGCCTTGTTTAACGCTGGGATCCGCGTCTATGCTTTACCTAGAGGAGCGGCTTTAACCGATCTGGTGTTAACGCAGTTACAGCCGATCACGGATTTAAGTTATGGCAAAACCTCACCAAATAAAGCCCATGGTGAACGAAAATGTGGTAAGCACAGTAGCAATCCGTCAGGCTCGCGTAGCACATTCGTTTCGCCATCGACGCGCCCGCTTCAACGTGGTTTTTCCATCAAACGGTTATGGAAAGGAGAAGAGAGATGA
- the nqrM gene encoding (Na+)-NQR maturation NqrM has translation MTYLLAFGAFVLFAVLMTLGVMAKRKPIQGSCGGLANVGIDKECNCETTCDAHQRKLYQISEPQK, from the coding sequence ATGACGTATCTACTGGCTTTCGGTGCCTTTGTACTCTTTGCAGTTTTAATGACCTTAGGGGTGATGGCTAAACGCAAACCGATTCAGGGCAGTTGCGGTGGGCTTGCCAATGTGGGGATTGATAAAGAGTGTAATTGTGAAACCACTTGCGATGCTCATCAGCGCAAGCTGTATCAAATATCCGAACCCCAAAAATAA
- a CDS encoding transglycosylase domain-containing protein, producing the protein MASDSIPRRVLKKRRRAQKNKPRYWLIAVLLIGTAGGAALFHEMETSTLQSREISRYAAGLTYQVEPGASDKIAFPSYGPFDQRLGYVALPGIQERLLQRGFTIRQQVRFSDELQRYAQYGLYVPYTEKVQAGLTLFDCRTEPVYQFRYPGNHYADFNAIPDLIVQSLLFIENRDLLSDKNPLVNPAVDWPRFFKAALTQVGKALDLDGQSAGGSTLATQVEKYRHSEDGLTYSPQEKIRQMVSASVRAYRLGANTLEARKLVVWAYLNSVPLSAAPGYGEVHGLGDGLWVWFAADPERVNQLLDTRLNQSVDLAEQGLALRQVVALMIAHRRPSYYLAVSGRSDLNTLTDSHIRLFYREKMISKSLMDAALNSTLQFRDFVRQPAMTRINTNKGLLAARTHLSRQLGVSLYDLDRMDLSASTTLNFELQSEVTRYLQKLANPEYAAEVGILGFRLLAAEKTADVRYSFTLFERTDEGFKVRVQTDNTNQPFDLNEGSKLELGSTAKLRVLTTYLEIIAKLHSKYHDLSVMELRRHLVEAQDTLSVWSLEWLLTSPKRDLATMLEAALEREYSADPKERFFTGGGIHTFNNFRKEDDERIVTLRDSLRESINLPFVRLMKDIERYTLYSEGYRAQLMKDDKDPRRTEYLRQFADKEGRAYLLRFWRKYKDKTTDERMATLLEGLKPSAERLAALHRYLLPDASVSEFVRFMDDKLPPITRDKLTNKQLEKLYNKYGRGKYSLPDQGYIARVHPLELWLLGYLNEHSQTSFSDVVAASSDKRQEVYSWLFKTRHRNARDSRVRTMLEVEAFTDIHQSWQRLGYPFDHLVPSLATALGSSGDRPAALSELMGIILNDGVRVPTKRINHLHFAQDTPFETEFTPVETQGVRVLPVEVARALRGALSQVVDSGTARRISGVFKLPDGTPIILGGKTGTGDNRLQTVNRDGTVVQSLARNRTATFVFYLGERHFGTLTAYVAGSDSEKFTFTSALPVQVLKGMAPILSPYLAPNEQECRPTMKLSSTQ; encoded by the coding sequence GTGGCTTCTGACTCTATTCCTCGCCGTGTGTTAAAAAAGCGTCGACGCGCACAAAAAAATAAACCTCGATACTGGCTAATTGCGGTACTGCTCATCGGTACAGCAGGTGGTGCCGCTTTGTTCCATGAAATGGAAACCTCAACACTGCAATCGCGTGAAATCAGTCGTTATGCGGCTGGTTTGACTTATCAAGTCGAGCCAGGAGCCAGTGATAAAATCGCGTTTCCGAGTTACGGGCCTTTCGATCAACGTTTAGGCTATGTGGCTTTGCCCGGAATTCAAGAACGCTTATTGCAGCGCGGGTTTACGATTCGCCAGCAAGTGCGTTTCTCCGATGAGCTTCAGCGTTATGCGCAATATGGGCTGTATGTGCCTTACACGGAAAAAGTGCAAGCTGGGCTTACCTTATTTGATTGTCGTACTGAACCCGTTTATCAATTCCGTTATCCTGGCAATCACTATGCTGATTTTAACGCGATCCCCGATTTGATTGTGCAGTCGCTACTGTTCATCGAAAACCGAGACTTGTTGAGCGATAAAAATCCGCTGGTGAACCCTGCTGTAGATTGGCCACGCTTTTTTAAAGCAGCCTTGACTCAGGTCGGTAAAGCGCTGGATTTGGATGGGCAATCTGCGGGCGGAAGTACGCTAGCTACCCAAGTTGAGAAATACCGTCACTCAGAAGATGGGTTGACTTACAGCCCACAAGAGAAAATCCGCCAAATGGTTTCGGCGAGCGTACGTGCCTATCGACTAGGGGCCAATACCCTAGAGGCACGTAAGTTGGTGGTTTGGGCTTATTTAAACTCAGTGCCGCTATCGGCTGCGCCCGGTTATGGTGAAGTGCATGGTTTAGGTGATGGTTTGTGGGTATGGTTTGCGGCGGATCCAGAGCGTGTAAATCAACTGCTGGATACTCGACTCAATCAGTCTGTCGATCTCGCCGAACAAGGTTTGGCATTGCGTCAAGTAGTAGCGTTGATGATTGCTCATCGTCGTCCTTCATATTACTTAGCCGTCTCGGGTCGTTCGGATTTAAATACCTTAACCGACAGTCACATACGACTTTTCTACCGTGAAAAAATGATTTCAAAATCATTAATGGATGCTGCACTGAACTCGACATTACAGTTCCGCGATTTTGTGCGACAACCGGCGATGACACGAATTAATACCAATAAAGGTTTATTGGCCGCCCGTACTCATTTAAGCCGTCAGCTTGGGGTGAGTTTGTATGATCTTGACCGAATGGATCTTAGCGCCTCAACCACGCTGAACTTTGAATTACAAAGTGAAGTCACTCGTTATTTGCAGAAATTGGCGAACCCTGAGTATGCGGCGGAAGTTGGCATTCTTGGTTTCCGTTTATTGGCGGCAGAAAAAACGGCGGATGTGCGTTATAGCTTCACACTGTTTGAACGAACGGATGAAGGTTTCAAAGTGCGTGTGCAAACCGACAATACCAACCAACCGTTCGACCTCAATGAAGGCAGTAAGTTGGAGTTGGGTTCTACCGCTAAGCTGCGTGTATTAACGACTTATCTTGAGATTATCGCCAAACTGCACAGTAAATATCATGACTTGTCGGTGATGGAACTTCGTCGCCATCTGGTAGAGGCACAAGACACCTTGAGCGTCTGGTCACTGGAATGGTTACTGACGAGTCCAAAACGCGATTTGGCGACCATGTTGGAAGCGGCATTGGAACGTGAATATTCCGCAGATCCGAAAGAGCGCTTTTTTACTGGGGGAGGTATCCACACTTTCAACAACTTCCGTAAAGAAGATGATGAACGTATCGTGACCCTGCGTGATTCATTGCGTGAATCGATCAACTTGCCTTTCGTACGTCTGATGAAAGATATTGAGCGCTACACCTTGTACAGTGAAGGGTATCGAGCTCAATTGATGAAGGATGATAAAGATCCACGCCGTACCGAATACTTGCGTCAGTTTGCCGATAAAGAGGGCAGAGCCTATCTGCTACGCTTCTGGCGTAAATACAAAGACAAAACAACAGATGAGCGCATGGCGACGCTACTCGAAGGTTTAAAACCGAGTGCCGAACGCCTAGCGGCTTTGCATCGCTACTTACTGCCAGACGCATCTGTCAGCGAGTTTGTGCGCTTTATGGACGATAAATTACCGCCGATAACACGCGATAAGCTCACTAATAAACAGCTTGAGAAGCTGTATAACAAGTATGGTCGCGGAAAATATTCATTGCCCGATCAAGGTTACATCGCTCGTGTACACCCACTTGAATTGTGGCTACTGGGTTACCTCAATGAACACAGTCAGACATCATTTAGTGATGTGGTTGCAGCCAGCAGTGATAAACGCCAAGAAGTGTACAGTTGGTTGTTTAAAACACGTCACCGCAATGCGCGTGACAGTCGAGTGCGTACCATGCTGGAAGTCGAAGCCTTCACGGATATTCACCAAAGTTGGCAACGCTTAGGCTATCCGTTTGATCACCTTGTGCCTTCTCTTGCTACTGCATTGGGTAGCTCGGGTGATAGACCCGCAGCTTTGTCTGAATTAATGGGCATTATTTTGAACGATGGTGTACGTGTACCGACGAAACGGATTAACCATCTGCATTTTGCGCAAGATACACCGTTTGAAACCGAGTTCACGCCTGTTGAAACTCAAGGCGTGCGTGTATTGCCTGTCGAAGTCGCAAGAGCGTTGCGCGGTGCGTTATCTCAGGTGGTGGACAGCGGTACGGCAAGGCGGATCTCAGGCGTGTTTAAACTGCCAGATGGTACGCCGATTATATTGGGCGGCAAAACCGGAACGGGTGATAACCGCTTACAAACGGTAAACCGCGATGGCACCGTGGTGCAATCTCTGGCGCGTAACCGAACCGCGACCTTCGTATTCTATTTGGGAGAACGTCACTTTGGAACATTAACCGCATACGTTGCGGGTAGTGATTCTGAGAAATTTACCTTTACCTCGGCACTGCCGGTGCAGGTATTAAAAGGTATGGCACCGATTCTATCGCCTTATCTGGCTCCGAATGAACAAGAGTGTCGACCTACGATGAAGCTCTCAAGCACTCAGTAA
- a CDS encoding response regulator produces MEKLNIICVDDQREVLSAVLQDLEPLSRWINIEDCESADEALDLMDDLDAQGEWVAVVISDHVMPGKSGVELLSEISADPRFLHTKKVLLTGQATHTDTINAINTAGIHHYFDKPWSAKTLVDSVRSLVTHYVFDQRLDYTEWQSELDNAIVLSRLRG; encoded by the coding sequence ATGGAGAAACTGAACATCATTTGCGTGGATGACCAACGCGAAGTACTGAGTGCGGTGTTACAGGATTTAGAACCCTTGAGCCGATGGATCAATATTGAAGATTGCGAATCGGCAGACGAAGCTTTGGATCTGATGGATGACCTTGATGCCCAAGGAGAATGGGTGGCAGTTGTGATTTCAGATCACGTAATGCCGGGTAAAAGTGGCGTCGAGTTGCTCAGTGAAATCAGCGCCGATCCTCGTTTCCTGCATACCAAAAAGGTTTTGCTCACCGGGCAAGCCACTCACACCGACACCATTAATGCTATCAACACGGCTGGGATTCATCACTACTTTGACAAACCGTGGAGTGCTAAAACTTTGGTGGACAGTGTACGCAGTTTAGTGACTCACTATGTGTTTGATCAGCGTTTAGACTACACCGAATGGCAAAGTGAGTTGGATAATGCCATTGTACTTTCCCGACTACGAGGGTGA
- a CDS encoding ATP-binding protein has product MTNLAAVIERYFNHTDRCITLPAGSILLAQNGYNDRLYYLRSGHVSGYFAEKGERRIKVFSAASGAFIGVHSFFSGLWTASSTVIADSEVELAWIDRDTPVQDMEQYGSLSTQFMPVIVAELSQRQRRATQEAVAKERALERLYSAEQMTTLGQLAAGIAHELNNAIGVVSSKTERLEALFMELLEEVHPEASQFFDFGLLFGQKVSSSEARERGAVFEKQYQLPKDIARELARAVPANELSAHWLKKPHLAIRYWQMGRDLHDLRLAAKHSVGIVKSVKQLGRADIRLDEEVDLNSTINRALALLQSDLRRVSVRMRPGSLPIIKGSQTEWVQVWINLIKNACDAMAQTAEPTIDIQTRCSRQRLYVTVANNGPEIDEATRRKIFQPSFTTKKEGLSFGLGLGLAIIKRIVSGYGGTVAVKSDQDKTIFRIKLPVEGYHGETEHHLRG; this is encoded by the coding sequence ATGACCAATTTAGCGGCCGTTATTGAGCGCTATTTCAACCATACCGATCGCTGTATTACCTTGCCTGCAGGGTCAATTTTGCTTGCCCAAAATGGTTATAACGATCGGCTCTACTATCTACGAAGTGGTCACGTTTCTGGCTATTTTGCGGAAAAAGGTGAGCGGCGAATTAAAGTGTTTTCCGCCGCTTCTGGCGCATTTATTGGTGTGCACAGCTTTTTCTCCGGCTTGTGGACGGCTTCATCCACTGTGATTGCCGATAGTGAGGTCGAGTTAGCGTGGATCGACCGTGATACGCCAGTGCAGGATATGGAGCAGTATGGTTCACTCAGCACTCAATTCATGCCTGTGATTGTGGCTGAGTTATCTCAACGGCAGCGAAGAGCCACTCAAGAAGCGGTTGCCAAAGAACGCGCTTTAGAGCGGCTATATTCTGCGGAGCAGATGACGACGCTGGGCCAGCTCGCGGCGGGCATTGCTCATGAGCTCAACAATGCCATTGGGGTGGTCAGCAGTAAAACAGAACGCCTAGAAGCCTTGTTTATGGAGTTACTGGAGGAAGTACACCCAGAAGCGAGTCAGTTTTTCGATTTTGGCTTGCTGTTTGGGCAGAAAGTGTCGTCCAGTGAAGCGCGTGAACGCGGCGCTGTGTTTGAAAAGCAGTATCAGCTACCCAAAGATATCGCCCGCGAGTTAGCCCGCGCGGTTCCCGCTAATGAGCTTTCCGCTCACTGGCTGAAAAAACCGCATTTAGCGATTCGCTATTGGCAGATGGGGCGAGATTTGCATGACTTGCGATTGGCCGCAAAACATTCAGTTGGGATAGTCAAATCAGTTAAGCAGCTCGGTCGAGCGGATATTCGCTTGGATGAAGAAGTGGATTTGAACAGCACCATCAATCGCGCTTTAGCCCTGTTACAAAGTGACTTACGTCGTGTGTCCGTGCGGATGCGTCCGGGCAGTTTACCCATCATCAAAGGCTCGCAAACCGAGTGGGTACAGGTGTGGATCAATTTAATTAAAAACGCTTGTGACGCGATGGCGCAAACCGCGGAACCTACCATTGATATTCAAACCCGCTGTTCTCGCCAGCGTCTATACGTTACGGTCGCCAATAATGGACCGGAAATTGATGAGGCCACGCGGCGAAAGATTTTCCAACCCAGTTTTACCACCAAGAAAGAGGGGCTCTCGTTTGGGCTTGGGCTGGGGCTGGCGATTATCAAACGTATTGTCTCTGGCTATGGCGGAACCGTTGCGGTGAAAAGCGATCAGGACAAAACTATTTTTAGGATTAAATTACCAGTTGAGGGATACCATGGAGAAACTGAACATCATTTGCGTGGATGA
- a CDS encoding SLC13 family permease, translated as MRPYLKYIIPLLIPFLVLMLPTTAFPFDGLTVIQQRVIAIFLLAALLWVFEPIPIYSTSVVIIVLEVLMLSDKGFILFRLGEGTSEFGALLKSTEIMATFANPIIMLFLGGFFLAMAATKYRLDVNLARVLLKPFGNNPKYVMLGLMMITAVFSMFMSNTATTAMMLSILTPVIAVFGPKDPGRVAFALCIPVAANIGGIGTPIGTPPNAIALKYLVGDNLITFAEWMAFGIPFVVILMALAWLLIEYMYRAEQKTIELTIKGKFLKTPKAIIVYITFASTILLWMLGSLHGMNSYSVALIPVAVFSVTGIIGKEDLKMISWDVLWLVSGGIALGLALDKTGLAELVVHSIPFDQYSPYVVILGAAILCLLMANFMSHTATANLLMPIMAALGASMTSLNPLGGEVTLILVVTFAASLGMSLPISTPPNALAHATGNVQSQQMAKVGVVLGILGVLMSFVMVWILNMVGH; from the coding sequence ATGCGCCCTTATCTTAAATATATTATTCCGTTGCTGATCCCATTCTTGGTGCTGATGCTGCCCACCACAGCTTTTCCGTTTGATGGCTTGACTGTGATACAGCAAAGGGTGATCGCGATTTTCCTGTTAGCCGCGCTATTGTGGGTGTTTGAGCCGATTCCCATTTATTCCACGTCGGTGGTGATCATCGTGCTCGAAGTGCTGATGCTGTCTGATAAAGGCTTTATTCTGTTCAGATTGGGCGAGGGGACAAGCGAATTTGGTGCTTTGCTGAAATCGACAGAAATCATGGCAACCTTTGCCAACCCTATTATCATGCTGTTTTTAGGCGGTTTTTTCCTCGCGATGGCCGCAACTAAATACCGGCTGGATGTCAACTTAGCCCGCGTACTGCTCAAACCATTTGGCAATAATCCGAAGTACGTGATGTTGGGCTTAATGATGATCACTGCGGTGTTCTCGATGTTTATGTCTAACACCGCGACTACTGCCATGATGCTCTCTATTTTAACGCCAGTGATTGCTGTTTTTGGCCCCAAAGATCCGGGGCGGGTTGCGTTCGCGCTTTGTATTCCTGTTGCGGCAAATATTGGTGGTATTGGCACACCTATCGGCACGCCACCCAATGCTATCGCGTTGAAATATTTGGTGGGAGACAACTTAATTACTTTTGCTGAATGGATGGCGTTTGGGATCCCGTTTGTGGTGATTTTAATGGCGCTGGCTTGGTTATTAATCGAGTATATGTATCGAGCAGAACAAAAAACTATTGAATTAACCATCAAAGGTAAGTTTTTAAAAACGCCAAAAGCGATCATTGTTTACATTACATTTGCTTCAACCATTTTATTGTGGATGCTCGGCTCACTGCACGGCATGAACTCTTATTCTGTTGCATTAATTCCTGTCGCGGTATTTTCGGTGACCGGTATTATTGGCAAAGAAGATTTAAAAATGATCTCTTGGGACGTGTTGTGGCTGGTTTCCGGTGGTATTGCCTTAGGTTTAGCCTTAGATAAAACCGGTCTCGCAGAACTGGTCGTTCACAGCATTCCGTTTGATCAATATTCGCCCTATGTCGTGATTCTCGGTGCCGCCATACTCTGTTTGCTAATGGCGAATTTTATGTCACATACGGCGACCGCTAACTTGCTGATGCCAATCATGGCCGCGTTAGGGGCATCCATGACTTCACTGAATCCTTTGGGCGGTGAAGTTACGCTGATTCTGGTGGTGACTTTTGCGGCGTCTTTAGGGATGTCATTGCCGATCAGTACCCCACCGAATGCGCTGGCCCATGCGACTGGCAATGTACAGAGTCAGCAAATGGCAAAAGTGGGGGTTGTCTTAGGTATTTTAGGGGTGTTGATGAGCTTTGTGATGGTGTGGATCCTCAACATGGTCGGCCATTAA